The following proteins come from a genomic window of Desulfobacterales bacterium:
- a CDS encoding NAD-binding protein, giving the protein MSTVSEETVSQEKGDRRSGIGLFGKLIIVMLLVSISPLFVFGTIMFQESSNHIQENTQLLLDKIVEGLAFHVEEWIDKNVRMLNTAAKFPEIVSMQPESQEVILKVIQSQYPWSYLVFTVGTDGKNIARSDDKALTDYSDRDYVKEILAGKDFTWQTLIGKTSKKPALVLAVPIKSETNDIIGVLAAAMTIDDISKRIAKWKRGRTGHAFLIDEKKKVVAHQVNEYVLAQTKLDKHPLIENYLKTGQTSKSFVNEEGRLCWGSVKLIKYGWLIAAQQEQLEIFEALHRAQKYAIIVLIITVFFVVIDKNPDALRRVADNIDVQVIQGSGSNPSILEEAGIREAN; this is encoded by the coding sequence ATGAGTACAGTATCAGAAGAAACAGTATCGCAAGAAAAAGGTGATAGAAGATCAGGAATCGGTTTATTCGGAAAATTGATAATTGTCATGTTGCTGGTCAGTATATCGCCCCTTTTTGTATTTGGAACTATCATGTTTCAAGAAAGCAGTAATCACATTCAGGAAAATACCCAACTATTGTTAGATAAAATTGTTGAAGGCTTGGCTTTTCATGTTGAAGAATGGATTGATAAAAATGTTCGGATGCTTAATACAGCTGCCAAATTTCCTGAAATAGTTTCTATGCAGCCTGAATCACAGGAAGTAATTTTAAAGGTCATTCAATCCCAGTATCCTTGGTCTTATTTAGTGTTTACGGTTGGCACTGATGGTAAAAATATCGCCAGAAGTGATGATAAAGCATTAACAGACTATTCAGATAGGGATTATGTGAAAGAAATACTTGCGGGTAAAGATTTTACTTGGCAAACACTTATAGGCAAGACTTCCAAAAAACCTGCTCTCGTTCTGGCTGTGCCAATTAAATCTGAAACAAACGATATAATTGGAGTACTTGCCGCTGCTATGACTATTGATGATATTTCCAAAAGAATTGCGAAATGGAAACGAGGAAGAACAGGGCATGCATTTCTGATTGATGAAAAAAAGAAAGTTGTTGCCCATCAAGTAAACGAATATGTTCTTGCTCAGACAAAATTAGACAAACACCCACTTATTGAAAATTATTTAAAAACGGGCCAAACAAGTAAATCCTTTGTTAATGAAGAAGGTCGTTTATGCTGGGGTAGTGTGAAACTTATTAAGTATGGGTGGCTTATTGCGGCACAGCAGGAACAATTAGAAATTTTTGAAGCACTCCATAGAGCGCAAAAATATGCAATTATTGTACTTATTATTACTGTTTTTTTTGTTGTGATTGATAAAAATCCCGATGCCCTAAGAAGGGTAGCCGATAATATTGATGTTCAAGTAATTCAAGGTTCAGGAAGTAATCCATCAATATTAGAAGAAGCTGGCATAAGAGAAGCAAATAT